From one Streptomyces spiramyceticus genomic stretch:
- a CDS encoding serine hydrolase domain-containing protein, with protein sequence MTESVSFHGELPAPGDVAGLLQKLAREYLIPGVQFAVYDRGEVTSYTHGEEVHGSGTRVGPSTLFPLGSVTKFVTATLLMQLVSDGDVDLDAPVGPLLPELAGTPSSPLYTATVRGLLSHTAGLPDMPDVEGDLPLRECVAASAGARPLCEPGQVFSYSNLGYVLAGRVLEAVTLMTWWEAARSFVLNPLGVEPGFLGSAAPGLAVAGQHAVHLPTATVHVVEEPGLPRALVPAGALMTSASDLLRIAALHVGTGGHGVLEREQLEEMRRPVKGSHAFGLADGWGLGLAAYADGAGRMWLGHEGNTGGATCAMRMDPERGIAMVLMTNATSGRQMGNQFFEELSSLGWDVGRNQEPDLGKPLSGEELRIAADEVCGVYRAGPDTVTVRWAADAGVLMERAQLVPVRLELYSDLAFRLKSLSAPEGGYGSDESKDLYCFVRDSGSGRVGGMYLSGGRLQVREGIGLLG encoded by the coding sequence CGGGGTGCAGTTCGCTGTGTACGACCGGGGCGAGGTGACGTCGTACACGCACGGCGAAGAGGTCCACGGGTCGGGGACGCGGGTCGGACCGTCCACGCTCTTCCCGCTCGGTTCCGTGACGAAGTTCGTCACCGCGACGCTGCTGATGCAGCTCGTCAGCGACGGTGACGTGGACCTCGACGCGCCCGTCGGCCCGTTGCTGCCGGAGCTGGCGGGCACGCCGTCGAGCCCGCTGTACACGGCGACGGTGCGCGGCCTGCTGAGCCACACCGCCGGTCTGCCCGACATGCCCGACGTCGAGGGTGACCTGCCCCTGCGTGAGTGCGTGGCCGCGTCGGCGGGCGCCCGGCCGCTGTGCGAGCCCGGCCAGGTCTTCTCGTACTCAAACCTGGGTTACGTCCTTGCGGGCCGGGTGCTGGAGGCCGTCACCCTCATGACGTGGTGGGAAGCGGCGCGCTCGTTCGTACTGAATCCGCTCGGGGTCGAGCCGGGATTCCTCGGCAGTGCCGCGCCCGGCCTCGCGGTCGCCGGCCAGCACGCGGTGCACCTGCCGACGGCCACCGTGCATGTCGTCGAAGAGCCGGGGCTGCCGCGTGCGCTGGTTCCGGCGGGGGCGCTGATGACCAGCGCGTCCGATCTGCTGCGCATCGCGGCGCTGCATGTGGGGACGGGCGGGCACGGCGTACTGGAGCGGGAGCAGCTGGAGGAGATGCGCCGCCCGGTGAAGGGCTCGCACGCCTTCGGCCTGGCCGACGGCTGGGGACTCGGGCTTGCCGCCTATGCGGACGGCGCCGGCCGGATGTGGCTGGGGCACGAGGGCAACACGGGTGGCGCGACGTGCGCGATGCGCATGGACCCCGAGCGCGGCATTGCCATGGTGCTGATGACGAACGCCACCTCGGGCCGCCAGATGGGAAACCAGTTCTTCGAGGAACTTTCCTCGCTCGGCTGGGACGTGGGCCGCAATCAGGAGCCGGACCTGGGAAAGCCGCTTTCGGGGGAAGAGCTGCGGATTGCCGCCGACGAGGTGTGCGGGGTGTATCGCGCGGGTCCGGACACCGTCACCGTGCGCTGGGCGGCCGATGCAGGTGTGCTGATGGAACGGGCCCAATTGGTTCCGGTTCGTCTGGAACTCTATTCCGACCTCGCCTTCCGCTTGAAGAGCCTTTCCGCACCGGAAGGCGGATATGGCAGTGACGAATCCAAGGACCTTTACTGCTTCGTCCGCGATTCCGGGTCGGGCCGGGTCGGCGGTATGTATTTGAGTGGGGGGCGTTTGCAGGTGAGGGAGGGTATCGGCCTGCTGGGCTGA